One stretch of Halichoerus grypus chromosome 8, mHalGry1.hap1.1, whole genome shotgun sequence DNA includes these proteins:
- the LCMT2 gene encoding tRNA wybutosine-synthesizing protein 4 has product MGPRSRERRAGAVQSTNDSSALSKSSLAAHGYVHDPFTALLVPGTARRAPLIHRGYYVRARAVGHCVRAFLERTCAAPGAPRAQIVSLGAGSDSLYFRLKTAGWLAGAAVWEVDFLDVVRRKAERIQDTPELSALTGPFQSRDPASALCFESVDYRLLGLDLRQLPRLDQALAAAGLNAAAPTLLLAEAVLTYLEPSDAAALIAWAAQRFPDALFVIYEQMRPHDAFGQVMQQHFRQLNSPLHGLDCFPDVEAQQHRFLQAGWTACCAVDMNEFYRCFLPSEECQRMENLEPFDEFEEWHLKCAHYFILAASRGDTLSQTLVFPPSEAFPRIDPASPSGVFPASVVTNDSKGPNLKRYGHASVLLSPSIILSAGGFGEQEGRHCRVSKFHLLSRYCDFEWKGTQIYSCGTGTQWDGRLYHTMTRLSDTEVLVLGGRLSPITPALGILQLRVSKSKDNSTEDLNVTITKAGPEDSPLSCWRHSTTEVSYENQKYLFVYGGRSVAEPVLSDWHFLHVGTMAWVSIPVEGEVPEGRHSHSACSWQGGVLIAGGLGASEEPLSSVLFLKSISCGFLWESIVIQPPITPRYSHTAHVLNGKLLLVGGVWIHSSSVPGVTVIDLTTGLSSEYQIDTTYVPWPLMLHNHTSILLPEEQQLLLLGGGGNCFSFGTYFNPHTVTLDLSSLSAGQ; this is encoded by the coding sequence ATGGGCCCGCGGAGCCGCGAGCGTCGGGCGGGGGCAGTACAGAGCACCAACGACAGCAGCGCCCTCAGCAAGAGTTCCCTGGCCGCGCACGGGTACGTGCACGACCCCTTTACCGCGTTGCTCGTTCCGGGGACCGCGCGCCGCGCGCCGCTCATCCACCGCGGCTACTACGTCCGCGCACGCGCCGTGGGGCATTGCGTGCGTGCCTTTCTGGAACGGACGTGCGCGGCCCCCGGCGCTCCTCGCGCCCAGATCGTGTCGCTGGGAGCGGGGTCAGATTCGCTGTATTTTCGCTTGAAAACTGCGGGCTGGCTGGCCGGTGCCGCAGTCTGGGAAGTAGATTTTCTGGACGTCGTCCGGCGCAAAGCGGAGAGGATTCAAGATACGCCGGAGCTGAGCGCGTTAACCGGGCCTTTCCAGAGTAGGGACCCTGCGTCAGCGTTGTGCTTTGAGAGTGTGGACTACCGCCTCCTAGGCCTGGACCTGCGGCAGCTCCCGCGATTGGACCAGGCCCTGGCCGCCGCCGGCCTTAACGCGGCCGCGCCCACTCTGCTCCTAGCTGAGGCCGTGCTGACCTACCTTGAGCCGAGTGATGCCGCGGCCCTCATCGCCTGGGCAGCCCAGCGTTTTCCTGATGCCCTTTTCGTGATCTACGAGCAGATGAGGCCGCATGACGCCTTTGGCCAGGTCATGCAGCAGCATTTTCGGCAGCTCAATTCTCCCCTGCATGGCCTAGACTGCTTTCCCGACGTGGAGGCCCAGCAGCACCGCTTCCTTCAGGCTGGCTGGACTGCCTGCTGTGCTGTGGACATGAATGAATTCTATCGCTGCTTTCTCCCCTCAGAAGAATGCCAGCGCATGGAGAATCTTGAACCTTTTGATGAGTTTGAGGAGTGGCATTTGAAGTGCGCCCACTATTTCATTCTGGCCGCTTCTAGAGGAGACACTCTTTCCCAAACTCTGGTGTTTCCACCCTCAGAGGCGTTTCCTCGAATAGATCCTGCTTCTCCATCAGGCGTCTTCCCTGCCAGTGTAGTCACTAATGACAGCAAGGGCCCAAACCTTAAGAGATATGGGCACGCCTCTGTTCTTTTGAGCCCAAGCATTATTCTTAGTGCAGGAGGATTTGGAGAGCAAGAGGGACGGCATTGCCGAGTGAGTAAGTTTCACTTGCTCTCAAGATATTGTGACTTTGAATGGAAAGGCACCCAAATATACAGTTGTGGGACTGGAACCCAGTGGGATGGACGCCTTTATCACACCATGACAAGACTTTCAGATACCGAGGTTTTGGTTCTGGGAGGGAGACTGTCCCCAATAACTCCAGCCTTGGGGATTCTCCAACTTCGTGTCTCTAAGAGTAAGGATAATAGCACTGAGGACCTAAATGTGACAATAACAAAGGCCGGCCCAGAAGATTCCCCGTTGTCATGTTGGCGGCATTCAACAACAGAAGTGTCCTATGAGAATCAGAAATACTTGTTTGTGTATGGGGGTCGAAGTGTGGCAGAACCTGTACTAAGTGACTGGCATTTCCTACATGTGGGGACAATGGCTTGGGTCAGTATCCCAGTGGAGGGGGAAGTACCTGAAGGTCGGCATTCACACAGTGCCTGCAGCTGGCAAGGGGGAGTCCTTATTGCTGGAGGTCTGGGTGCTTCTGAGGAGCCACTGAGCTCTGTACTCTTTCTAAAATCAATCTCTTGTGGATTCCTCTGGGAATCAATAGTCATCCAGCCTCCCATTACTCCAAGGTACTCACACACAGCTCATGTGCTCAATGGGAAGCTTCTGCTTGTTGGAGGGGTCTGGATTCATTCTTCCTCAGTTCCTGGAGTGACTGTAATTGATTTGACTACAGGATTGAGCTCTGAGTATCAGATTGACACAACATATGTGCCATGGCCATTAATGTTACACAATCATACCAGTATCCTCCTTCCTGAAGAGCAGCAGCTCCTGCTCCTTGGAGGTGGTGGGAACTGCTTTTCCTTTGGCACCTACTTCAATCCCCATACAGTGACGTTAGACCTTTCTTCCTTAAGTGCTGGACAGTAG